Sequence from the Corallococcus sp. EGB genome:
TCGTTGATGTCGAAGGTGAACGCGTCCTCGGGGGCCGGCTGCGCGGGGACGGGCAGGTTGCCGTCGTCCGCGAAGTCGAAGTCGGGCGTGCCGAAGTCGGCCTCGGCGGGTGGTGCCGCGGCGATGGGCTCCTCGGAGAAGTCGAAGTCGCGCGCGGTGCCGGCGGGCTCGTTCGAGCCGTAGGCGGCGGGCGCGGCGGACTCGCGGAAGGCGTCGGTGGGGACGGGGATGGCGACGACGCGGGTCACGTCCTCGCGCGGCTCGGAGAAGTCGCTGGTGTCGACCGAGGCGAACTCGCCGCTGCTCACCTCCGCGAAGTCGTCCTCCGCGGGAGCGGGGGCCACCGGCGCGGCGGCCATGTCGAAGTTGAACGCGTCATCCGAAGGGGGCAGCGGCGCGCCAGGGCCCGCGTCGAGCGAGATGGCCCGGGGCGCGGCCACGCCGGGCGAGGCGAACGCGGCGGGCGGGACTTCGTCGTCGAAGGAGAACGGATCCTCGGGGACGGGCGGCGCGGCGTGGCCCGGCAGCGGGATGGCGGCGGAGCGCGGGGCGGCCGAGCCGGGCAGCGGGATGGCCGGGCCCGCGCCCATGGGGATGGCGGCGGGTGCGGCGGCGCCGGGCAGCGGGATGGCGGCGGCGCGAGGAGCCGCGGCCCCGGGCAGCGGAATGGCGGCGGACTGCGGCGCGGCGCTCCCCGGCAGCGGGATGGCCGGGCCGGCGCCCATGGGGATGGCGGCGGACTGCGGCGCGGCGCTGCCCGGCAACGGAATGGCGGACTGCGGCGCGGCGGCGCGAGGCGCGGCGGTGCCAGGGAGCGGAATGGCCGGGCCCGTCCCCATGGGAATGGGGGCGGACTGCGGCGCGGCACTCCCGGGCAGCGGGATGGCAGCCGACTGCGGAGCCGGGGCGGCGGCGCGGGGCGCGGCGGTCCCGGGCAGCGGAATCGCGGCGGACTGGGGCGCCGCACTCCCGGGCAGAGGGATGGCTGCGGACTGCGGCGCGGCGCTGCCCGGCAGCGGGATGGCAGCCGACTGCGGCGCGGCGGTCCCGGGCAGCGGAATGGCGGCGGACTGGGGCGCGGCGCTGCCCGGCAACGGGATGGCGGCGGACTGCGGCGCGGGGGCGCGAGGAGCCGCGGCCCCGGGCAGCGGAATGGCGGCGGACTGGGGCGCGGCACTGCCCGGCAGGGGAACGGCGGCGGGCTGCGGCGCCGCGGGGGGCGCGGCCTCGGGAGCTTCGGAGCTCGCGCCATCCGCCTTGATGGGGAACGTGGTCTGGCACCGGGCGCACTTCAGCTTCGCGCCGCCGGGCGGGATCCGCCTGTCATCGATGTTGTAATTCGTCTGGCACGACGGGCAGGAGACTTTCATTGTTTTCCTTCGACGAGACCGGCTGACGCGCGCACGCGCAGCAACGACAGGGCGGTGCGGGGGTCCGCGCGGCGCCGTGCAGGCTAGCAGAGCCGTTTCAAGCCCGGAAAGAACGCGTCCTGGGGGCGCACCGCCGTCGCCCGGCCGGGCAAGAAGGCGGGCGCCCGCCAACACCAGGGGTGTGCGTCCCTTTTCCAGGGCCCCTCCCGGGGTGGTAGAGGGCGTCGCATGGATCCCATCGTCATCCTCGGAGCGGGCCTGGCGGGCCTCTCCACCGCGCACTTCCTCCAGCGCCCCTGGCGCCTCATCGAGAAGTCCGACCGGGTCGGAGGCCTCATCAAGACCGAGGTCATCGACGGGTGTTACTTCGACCCCACCGGTCACTGGCTCCACCTGCGCGACCCGGAAATCCAGGAGCTGGTCAACACGCTCTGGCTCCCCGACCAGCTGGTGCGCATCCAGCGCCGCGCCGCCGTGTTCTCCCGCGACACCTTCACCCGTTTCCCCTATCAGGTGAACACCCACGGGCTGCCGCCGGAGGTCGTCGCGGAGAACCTCGTGGGCTACGTGGAGGCCATCTACGGGGAGAAGGGCCGCGCCCTGCGCGAGCGCGAGCCTGTCAACTTCGAGGAGTTCATCCTCCGCTACATGGGCGAGGGCTTCGCGAAGAACTTCATGCTGCCCTACAACCAGAAGCTCTGGACCGTGCACCCGCGCGAGATGTCCGCCGCGTGGGTGGGCCGGTTCGTGCCGCGCCCCTCCCTCAAGGAGGTGGTGGACGGGGCGCTCGGCGCGGGCAGTGATCAGCTGGGCTACAACGCGTCGTTCCTCTACCCGCGCGAGGGCGGCATCGAGAGCCTGGCCCGCGCGATGAAGCAGCACCTGAAGGGCGGCGAGCTCAGCGTTCAGACCGAGCCGGTCTCCATCGACTGGAAGGCGAAGCACGTCACGCTTTCGGACGGACGCACCCTGCCGTACTCGGGGCTGGTGTCCTCCATCGCGCTGCCCACGCTGGTGGAGCTCATCGGCAAGGGCGCCTCCGGCGTGCCGGACGAGGTGCGGGCCGCCGCGAAGCGCCTGCGCGCCTTCATCGTCACGTACGTGTGCGTGGGTGCCCGGGGCGCGAACCGCCAGCCGTGGCACTGGATCTACCTGCCGGAGCCGGAGTTCCACTCGTACCGCATCGGGGCGCCGTCGGCGGTGTACGCGCCCCTGGCCCCGCCGGACACGGCGAGCTTCTCCGTGGAGTTCAGCCACCACGGCGAGCTGTCCGTGGCGGACGCGGAGAAGTACGCGGTGGAGGACCTGCTGCGCTCGCGGATGATCCACTCGGCGGACGACATCCTCTTCGCCAAGGGGCGCGAGATCCCCAACGCGTATGTCCTCTATGACGACGCCTACGGACCCGCGATGGCAGAGGTGAAGCGCTTCCTGGCGCACGCCGGCATCCTCGCCGCCGGGCGCTATGGAAAGTGGGAATACTCCTCCATGGAGGACGCCATCCTGGACGGGCGGGCTTGCGCCCGGACGCTGAACGGCTGACGCAGGGAGTCGTCTCCTGTCGACGGTGGTCCGGGGGCGTGCTACGCCCCAGGGCCTTCCTTTCGGATTTCCGGACCCATGGCCCTGCACCTCTCCGTCGTCATCCCCGTCTACAACGAGGAGTCCATCATCGCCCAGGCAGCCGAGGAGCTGCGCCAGGGGCTGGATGCTCGCGGGCTCGACTACGAAATCATCTTCGCGGAGAACGGCTCGCGCGACGCGACCCCGCGCATCCTGGACGAACTCTGCGCGAAGCACCCGCGCCTGCGCTGGTTCCACTCGGAGACGCCCAACTACGGCGTGGCGCTCAAGGCCGGCATCCTCAAGGCCCAGGGCACCTACGTGGTCTGCGATGAAATCGACCTGTGCGACCTGACCTTCTACGACGCGGCGCTGCCCCGGCTGGAGCGCGGCGAGGCGGACATGGTCGTGGGCTCCAAGGCGGCCAAGGGCGCGAGCGACCAGCGTCCCCTCATCCGCCGCGCGGCCACGCGGGTGCACAACAAGCTCCTGCGCGTGACGCTGGGCTTCCAGGGCACGGACACGCACGGCCTGAAGGCGTTCCGCCGCGAAGCGCTGCTGCCCGTCATCCAGAAGTGCGTGGTGGACATGGACGTGTTCGCCAGCGAGTTCGTCATCCGCGCGTGGCGCGAGGGACTGAACGTCATGGAGATCCCCATCCAGCTCCATGAGAAGCGCCAGCCGTCCATCCACCTGTTCAAGCGCGTGCCCAACGTGCTCAAGAACGTGGGCAAGCTGTTCTACGTCATCCGCGTGCGCGGGACCTGAGCGGAGGGTGGCCTCATGACGGCGGCGCGCCTGGCGTCCATCTCCGTCGACCTGGATTCGCTGCCGCACTACTGCCGGATCCACGGGCTGCCGGAGTCACTGCTCGACGAGCGCGCCCGCACGCTGATCCACCGCGTCGCGGTGCCGCGCTTTTTGGAGCTGTTCGCGGCGGTGGGCGTGCCCGGGACGTTCTTCGTCATCGGCGAGGACCTGGAGACGGATCCCGGCGCTACGGACGCCATGCGGCGCTCCCACGCGGCGGGCGTGGAGGTGGCCAGCCACAGCCACGCCCATGACTACGCGCTCACCCGGCGCGGCGCGGCCGCCATCGCGGCGGACCTCCAGCGCGCGGACGCGGCCATCCAGAAGGCCGTGGGCGTGCGCCCGTCCGGTTTCCGCGCCCCGGGCTACACGCTGAACGCGGACCTGTACGCGGCCACCGCCCAGCAGGGCTACCGGTACGGTTCGTCCGCGTTCCCGGCGGCCCCCTACTACGCGGCGAAGGCGGCGGTGATGGGGGCGCTCGCGGCGCTGGGGCGGCCGTCGCGCTCCGTGCTGGACACGCCGCGGGTGCTGCTGGCGCCGCGCGCGCCGTACCGGCCGGATCCGTCGCAGCCCTACCGGCGCGGCTCGGGGCCGGTGCTGGAGCTGCCCATGACGGTGACGCCGGTGGTGCGCTTCCCGTTCATCGGCACGTTCGCGGCGACGCTGCCTCGCGGCACGATGCGCGCCGCGTACCGGTCCTGCCGGGCGGATGCCTTCTTCAACTTCGAGCTCCATGGTGTCGACGTGCTGGACGCCACCGACGGCATCCCGCCGGAGCTGGTGCGCCAGCAGCGCGACCTGCGCGTGAGCGCCGCGAAGAAGATGGAGCGGCTGCGCGGCATCTTCCAGTGGCTGAAGGACGACTACGGCGTCGTCACCCTGCGCGACGCGGCGGAGCAGCTGTCCGCGTCGCTCTGATCAGCGGGCGGCCTTGAAGGCCTTCCAGTCCGCCTCGGCCTGATCCGCGTAGGCCTTCGCGAAGGCGACCAGCCGCTTCGTGGCCTCCTTCGTGTCTCCGCCCACCCAGTCCTCCAGGCGCGCGGCCTGCGCCTGCGTGTTGCCGTGGGCCCGGGCCAGCACGACGCCCGCCTGTTCGAAGGTGGAGCGCAGGGACTTGTTCTTCGCGAGCACGGCGTCGTCCAGCCTGTTCTTCTCCGGCTCCACCTCGCGCACGAGGAACGCGCGGCCGCCCATGTTCACCGCGCCGGTGAGCGGGTTCACCGCGCCGCCCAGCTCCGCCTGCGCCTTCACCACGTCCTCGCCGTTCGCGGGCACCGGCGGCGACGGCACCCCGAAGGCGAGCAGCTCCTTCATCTCCAGCAGCACCGGGGGCGCCTTCGGATCCGCCGCGCCCACGAGCACATAATCGCGCTCCAGGCCGTAGCTGCTGCCGCCCGCGTCCAGCCGCCCGGCCAGGTCCAGCACCTTCAAGGGCACCGCCACGCCCTCCGCGCCGTTCAGCGTCTTCTCGTAGGAGGCCAGCGCGGTGCGCACCGCCGCCTTCTGCTCCGCGTCCAGCGGCTTGAGCGTGTCCGAGTTGATGAAGCGCGGGCCCTTCGCGCCGTCGAGCTTCACGTACTTGGACAGGGCGTCCTTCGCGGACGTGTCGCGCGCCTTGACGATGAGGTCCTTCACCGGGCCGGAGGACTCCTTCTTGCCCAGGAACGCGCCCGGGTTCTTGTCCCCATCCGCCAGGAGCTCCAGCGTCTCGAAGTAGTTCTTCGCGAGCGCCTCCACCACCTTGGTCTGCTCGCTGGTGGACAGGCCCGCCTCGCGCGCGGTGAGCACGGCGCTGGTGGCCAGGCGCGTGAGGTCCGCCTCCGGCGACCCGGTGCCCGTCTGGTCGAAGTCGTTGATCCCCCACACCGCCTTGCCGTCCGGCCCCCGGAACGTGCCCAGGTTGCCCACGTGCATGTCGCCCACGACCCGGATGTCCGGCGCGGGCCGGTCCGTCAGCCGTGCCGCTTGCGCGTACGGGCCGCGCAGGTCCGCCTGGAAGAGGGCGGGCATGGTGCGGAACATGGCGGAGGGGCTCTGCCGCATCTGCGCCAGCTTCTCCTTCAGCCGCGCGGGCGGCAGGTCCAGCCGCGCGTTGAAGTCGCGCACGAAGGTCACGGCCTGTGAAGGCTCG
This genomic interval carries:
- a CDS encoding glycosyltransferase family 2 protein, with the translated sequence MALHLSVVIPVYNEESIIAQAAEELRQGLDARGLDYEIIFAENGSRDATPRILDELCAKHPRLRWFHSETPNYGVALKAGILKAQGTYVVCDEIDLCDLTFYDAALPRLERGEADMVVGSKAAKGASDQRPLIRRAATRVHNKLLRVTLGFQGTDTHGLKAFRREALLPVIQKCVVDMDVFASEFVIRAWREGLNVMEIPIQLHEKRQPSIHLFKRVPNVLKNVGKLFYVIRVRGT
- a CDS encoding DUF2252 family protein; amino-acid sequence: MRIPSKPSSPSRTPASGSTVAATVLTLASSGAAAGRLAPDVSDFQPQATTSRASNTVAVNTLAPQKGSSPGLEREPSQAVTFVRDFNARLDLPPARLKEKLAQMRQSPSAMFRTMPALFQADLRGPYAQAARLTDRPAPDIRVVGDMHVGNLGTFRGPDGKAVWGINDFDQTGTGSPEADLTRLATSAVLTAREAGLSTSEQTKVVEALAKNYFETLELLADGDKNPGAFLGKKESSGPVKDLIVKARDTSAKDALSKYVKLDGAKGPRFINSDTLKPLDAEQKAAVRTALASYEKTLNGAEGVAVPLKVLDLAGRLDAGGSSYGLERDYVLVGAADPKAPPVLLEMKELLAFGVPSPPVPANGEDVVKAQAELGGAVNPLTGAVNMGGRAFLVREVEPEKNRLDDAVLAKNKSLRSTFEQAGVVLARAHGNTQAQAARLEDWVGGDTKEATKRLVAFAKAYADQAEADWKAFKAAR
- a CDS encoding polysaccharide deacetylase family protein, whose product is MTAARLASISVDLDSLPHYCRIHGLPESLLDERARTLIHRVAVPRFLELFAAVGVPGTFFVIGEDLETDPGATDAMRRSHAAGVEVASHSHAHDYALTRRGAAAIAADLQRADAAIQKAVGVRPSGFRAPGYTLNADLYAATAQQGYRYGSSAFPAAPYYAAKAAVMGALAALGRPSRSVLDTPRVLLAPRAPYRPDPSQPYRRGSGPVLELPMTVTPVVRFPFIGTFAATLPRGTMRAAYRSCRADAFFNFELHGVDVLDATDGIPPELVRQQRDLRVSAAKKMERLRGIFQWLKDDYGVVTLRDAAEQLSASL
- a CDS encoding NAD(P)/FAD-dependent oxidoreductase, with translation MDPIVILGAGLAGLSTAHFLQRPWRLIEKSDRVGGLIKTEVIDGCYFDPTGHWLHLRDPEIQELVNTLWLPDQLVRIQRRAAVFSRDTFTRFPYQVNTHGLPPEVVAENLVGYVEAIYGEKGRALREREPVNFEEFILRYMGEGFAKNFMLPYNQKLWTVHPREMSAAWVGRFVPRPSLKEVVDGALGAGSDQLGYNASFLYPREGGIESLARAMKQHLKGGELSVQTEPVSIDWKAKHVTLSDGRTLPYSGLVSSIALPTLVELIGKGASGVPDEVRAAAKRLRAFIVTYVCVGARGANRQPWHWIYLPEPEFHSYRIGAPSAVYAPLAPPDTASFSVEFSHHGELSVADAEKYAVEDLLRSRMIHSADDILFAKGREIPNAYVLYDDAYGPAMAEVKRFLAHAGILAAGRYGKWEYSSMEDAILDGRACARTLNG